A genomic window from Polaribacter gangjinensis includes:
- a CDS encoding NifU family protein gives MTTEETIVNVEKALDEIRPFLMSDGGNIKLLSIEDFIVKVQLEGACTGCSVNQMTLKNGVEATIKKYVPQIKEVINVV, from the coding sequence ATGACAACAGAAGAAACAATTGTAAATGTTGAAAAAGCGTTGGATGAAATCCGTCCTTTTTTAATGAGTGATGGAGGAAACATCAAATTGCTATCTATTGAAGATTTTATTGTAAAAGTTCAATTAGAAGGTGCTTGTACAGGTTGTTCAGTAAACCAAATGACATTAAAAAATGGAGTAGAAGCCACAATTAAAAAGTATGTACCTCAAATTAAAGAGGTAATTAATGTGGTGTAA
- a CDS encoding NAD(P)/FAD-dependent oxidoreductase encodes MITTDILIIGAGPTGLFTVFEAGLLKLRCHLIDALPQPGGQCSEIYPKKPIYDIPAYPEILAGDLTDKLMEQIKQFKPGFTLGERAETIEKQADETFIVTTNKGTKHHAKVVAIAGGLGSFEPRKPLIDNIADFEDKGVEYIIRDPELYRNKKVVISGGGDSALDWSIFLTNVASEVTLIHRRNEFRGALDSVEKVQELKNVGKIKLITPAEVTGITGNEKVEAVTITKDGETPFQLETDHFIPLFGLSPKLGPIANWGLEIEKNAIKVNNALDYQTNIPGIYAIGDVNTYPGKLKLILCGFHEATLMCQSAYQRIFPDRKYVMKYTTVGGVDGFDGTRKEAPKQVVKAIE; translated from the coding sequence ATGATTACAACAGATATTTTAATAATAGGTGCAGGCCCAACAGGATTATTCACGGTTTTTGAAGCAGGATTGCTCAAATTACGTTGTCATTTAATTGACGCATTGCCACAACCTGGAGGACAATGTTCTGAGATTTATCCCAAAAAACCTATTTATGATATTCCTGCATATCCTGAAATTTTAGCAGGTGATTTGACTGATAAATTGATGGAGCAAATCAAGCAATTTAAACCAGGGTTTACTTTGGGTGAACGTGCTGAAACCATAGAAAAACAAGCAGATGAAACCTTTATTGTAACAACCAATAAAGGCACTAAACATCACGCAAAAGTTGTTGCTATTGCTGGTGGTTTAGGGAGTTTTGAACCTAGAAAACCACTAATTGATAACATTGCCGATTTTGAAGACAAAGGTGTAGAATACATCATTAGAGACCCAGAATTGTATCGCAATAAAAAAGTGGTTATTTCTGGAGGTGGAGATTCTGCTTTAGATTGGTCAATATTTTTAACAAATGTTGCTTCCGAAGTTACATTAATCCATAGAAGAAATGAATTTAGAGGTGCTTTAGATTCTGTTGAAAAAGTACAAGAATTAAAAAATGTAGGAAAAATAAAACTCATTACTCCTGCTGAAGTTACTGGAATTACAGGAAATGAAAAAGTTGAAGCTGTTACGATTACAAAAGATGGAGAAACACCTTTTCAATTAGAAACAGATCATTTTATTCCGCTTTTTGGGTTGTCACCAAAATTGGGTCCGATTGCGAATTGGGGTTTAGAAATCGAAAAAAATGCAATTAAAGTGAACAATGCGTTGGATTATCAAACTAATATTCCAGGTATTTATGCCATTGGCGATGTGAATACTTATCCTGGGAAATTAAAATTGATTTTATGCGGATTTCACGAAGCTACATTAATGTGTCAAAGTGCTTACCAACGAATTTTTCCCGACAGAAAGTATGTAATGAAATACACTACAGTTGGTGGAGTTGATGGTTTTGATGGCACAAGAAAAGAAGCTCCAAAACAAGTTGTAAAAGCAATTGAGTAA